A window from Opitutia bacterium ISCC 52 encodes these proteins:
- a CDS encoding D-TA family PLP-dependent enzyme — MPLFPGTIPDVTSIPSPAVLIYPDRIRNNIQQMVKIAGDPSRLRPHIKTHKLAEVVRMQVEAGISKFKCATLAEANLLAEEKVEGLLMAIQPVGPEMELLVEMSSQFPDTRFSVVVDNAAIIHQLNKACETHSTRLGVFLDINVGMNRTGVLPGMEAVARYKVLHEMPRLDIRGLHVYDGHIQDKSLSERTEKVDKAYAEAEDLISQLNKMGFAPPVVVAGGSPSFPIHAKREGVELSPGTTLLWDLNSSIRLADMPFENAAFLLTRVVSKPKNGMVCFELGHKAVASEMSHPRVQIHGLENAEYVGHSEEHLVAKVQNWESIQVGDVYLGVPAHICPTMALYDHVNVVEGDVVTGQWTNAARHRL, encoded by the coding sequence ATGCCTCTTTTCCCTGGAACCATTCCTGATGTGACAAGCATTCCGTCACCTGCGGTGTTAATCTATCCTGACCGGATTCGGAATAACATTCAGCAGATGGTGAAAATCGCGGGTGATCCGTCCCGGCTACGACCCCATATCAAAACGCATAAGTTGGCTGAAGTGGTTCGCATGCAGGTGGAAGCCGGGATCTCAAAGTTTAAGTGCGCGACCCTGGCCGAAGCTAACCTACTGGCTGAAGAAAAAGTCGAGGGACTGCTCATGGCCATTCAGCCTGTGGGACCAGAAATGGAACTCCTGGTTGAGATGTCCTCACAATTTCCCGACACTCGATTTTCCGTGGTGGTGGATAATGCGGCCATCATCCATCAGCTGAATAAAGCTTGTGAAACTCATTCGACTCGACTGGGGGTATTTTTAGACATCAACGTCGGAATGAATCGAACCGGAGTGCTTCCTGGAATGGAGGCCGTCGCACGTTACAAAGTGCTTCATGAGATGCCGCGTCTCGATATTCGAGGGCTACATGTCTATGACGGTCACATTCAGGATAAATCACTGAGCGAACGAACTGAAAAGGTGGACAAGGCTTATGCAGAAGCTGAGGACCTGATAAGCCAGCTCAACAAAATGGGATTCGCTCCCCCGGTGGTGGTTGCGGGCGGTTCTCCATCGTTCCCGATTCATGCCAAACGTGAAGGAGTTGAATTGAGTCCAGGGACTACGTTGCTTTGGGATTTAAACAGTAGCATCAGGCTTGCTGACATGCCTTTCGAGAATGCCGCTTTTCTGCTAACTCGAGTGGTGAGTAAGCCTAAGAACGGCATGGTCTGTTTTGAACTGGGGCATAAGGCGGTTGCTTCTGAAATGTCTCACCCCAGGGTACAAATTCACGGACTGGAAAACGCTGAGTATGTTGGTCACAGTGAAGAGCACCTGGTTGCCAAAGTGCAAAATTGGGAATCGATTCAGGTGGGCGATGTATATCTAGGGGTCCCCGCTCATATTTGTCCTACGATGGCCCTTTATGATCATGTGAATGTGGTGGAAGGCGATGTCGTTACCGGACAGTGGACGAACGCGGCAAGGCATCGGTTGTAG